TAGCGCTTCAGCATTTTCAGGCGCTTGCCGTCTTCCAGGCAGACGATGTAGTCGGGTGTGACGGACCGCTTGATGGGCACTGCCGGCTTCTGCTTTTCAGCGGGCTGTGCTGCCTCTGCGCCGCCGATGCCGCCCAGGGCGGCATGAACAGAGCGAATCAATTCTGGAAGATCGGTTGGCGAAACTTCGTTGTTGCTGACATAAGCCGCGATCACATCAGCAGTGAGGCGGACAACTTCTTCACGTTCCATGTTATCTAAGTCTTTATCGAAATCGCTCATTAGAGCCGCTCCATAATATCTGAAGATCTATCTTGATTGCATTTGTATAGGGCGCAACAATTATGGTTGCAATGTAGCAAGTATCAATAATTGATCACTTTTCTTAAAATATCAAAAACTGGCGCAGTGCGGGTGTCTGGTTGTGGTGTTGCTAGAGCTCTCATTGCTTTGAGCAATAGTTATTACGAGCTTTGTAGAAGCCTGCACGGACTCATGCTAAGGCAGGACCAGATTTTCGGGCGGCGCAAGGAGCCGCGTGCAAGGCTGGTTTTCTCCGGTTCTGCTTGCTTGGCGGCGGCAACCGGACTACTTCCTGCCCACAGCCACCCTGTGAGCAAGGCGGCGCGACGAACGATTACGATGGCCAATCCAGATGGTGTTCCTGCCGCGGGAGGAGAGACCAGGCCAATGGATCGCAATGACGCCAGCTCACGGCAGGCCCTCTAAATCGAGGCCCCCAGAGCGAGGACGGTTCATGTCTCTTCAGGATACCGATAGCCCGGCCAATAACGGCTTTTTCACCCGTTCGCTTGCGGACACCGATGCAGACGTCTTTGCATCCATCGGTCGCGAACTTGAGCGGCAGCAGACGCAGATCGAACTCATCGCGTCCGAGAACATCGTCAGCCGGGCGGTGCTGGAAGCGCAGGGGTCGGTGCTGACCAACAAGTATGCCGAAGGCTATCCAGGCCGCCGCTATTATGGCGGGTGCGAATTCGCCGATGAAGTCGAGCAGTTCGCCATCGACCGCGCCAAGCGCCTTTTCAACTGTGAGTTCGCAAATGTGCAGCCCAATTCAGGCAGCCAGGCGAACCAGGGCGCCATGATGGCGATGATTAAGCCGGGCGATACTATTCTGGGGATGAGCCTGGATGCGGGCGGTCACCTGACGCACGGGGCCAAGCCGAATCAATCGGGTAAGTGGTTTACGCCGGTGCAGTACGGGGTCCGCAAGCAGGACGGTCATATTGATTATGACGACGTCGCCAAGCTGGCCGAAGAGCACAAGCCGAAACTGATCATCGCTGGTGGGTCGGCCTATTCGCCGGTGATTGACTTTGCCCGGTTCCGTGAGATTGCGGACAGCGTCGATGCGTTCCTGATGGTGGACATGGCGCATTTCGCAGGTCTCGTGGCCGGCGGTGTCTATCCGAGCCCGCTGCCTTACGCGGATGTTGTGACGACGACCACTCACAAGACCCTGCGTGGCCCGCGCGGCGGCATGATCCTGACCAATGACGAGAAGCTGGCCAAGAAGATCAACTCGGCCATTTTCCCCGGCATCCAGGGTGGCCCGCTGATGCATGTGATTGCCGGCAAGGCGGTTGCCTTCGGCGAGGCACTGCAGCCGGAGTTCAAACTCTATGCCCAGAACGTTGTCGCCAATGCGAAAGCACTGGCCTCAGCCCTGCAAAAGGGCGGCGTGGATATTGTGTCCGGTGGCACAGACAGTCATCTGATGCTGGTGGATCTGCGGCCGAAGGACCTGACCGGCAAGGCTGCCGAGCATTCCCTGGAAAACGCGCACATCACCTGCAACAAGAATGGCGTTCCCTTCGACCCGCAGCCGCCGGCAATCACCTCAGGCGTGCGGCTTGGTACGCCGGCCGGCACGACGCGCGGCTTCGGAGTGGCTGAATTCACCCTTATCGGGGAGCTGATCACGGAAGTTCTCGACGGACTTGTGGCCAATCCAGACGACAACAGTGCTGTGGAAGCCTCAGTGAAGGAGCGTGTTCTGGAATTGTGTGCACGCTTCCCGATTTACGGGTAAACAGGACCAGACGTGATTCCGATGGCGGCGCGTTCCGGGGGGAAGGCGCCGCCATCTTGATGTGAGGGGACGACAAAGCCATGCGCTGCCCGTTTTGCGGCAATGAGGATACGCAGGTAAAGGATAGCCGCCCGACGGAAGACGCGGCTGCCATCCGTCGCCGCCGGTTTTGCCCGGCATGCGGTGCCCGGTTCACCACCTTCGAGCGCGTACAGCTGCGCGACCTCACGGTGGTGAAGCGCAACGGCAAGAGAGAGCCGTTTGACCGGGACAAGCTGATGCGGTCACTGCAACTCTCCTTGCGGAAACGTCCGGTTGAGCCGGAACGGGTGGAGCGTATGGTGACGGGCATCGTCCGGGAACTGGAAAGCACGGGCGAAACCGATATTCCGGCCTCTGCGGTCGGTGAACTGATCATGGAGCGCCTCAAGGTGCTGGATGAAGTAGCTTATGTGCGCTTTGCATCCGTGTATCGTGACTTCCGTGAGGCGAAGGATTTTGAGAAATTCCTGGGTGGTCTTGATGATCCGCTCAAGGACCTTGGCGAGACCGACTAGCGCCACCTTCAGCCCGCCTGGCGCGGCGCGACGGGTGAACCGGTCGCCTTCGCCGAACCGGCCACAAGCCGGAACTGACAGGGCATAACCGACGTGGCGACGACCCCATCCGCAGGCAGCAAGGCCCTCGTGGCCCAGGACATGCGTTTCATGCGCGTGGCGCTGACGCTTGCGTGGCGCGGGTTGGGCCAAGTGGCCCCCAATCCGGCAGTCGGGTGTGTGCTGGTTCAGACTGATACGGATGGGTACGCCGCCATTGTTGGCCGCGGATGGACGCAGGTGGGCGGACGTCCTCATGCGGAGACTGAAGCACTGCGCCGGGCAGGAGACAGGGCACGAGGCGCGACAGCCTATGTCACGCTCGAGCCGTGTGCGCATACCGGCAAGACTGGCCCGTGTTCGCAGGCTCTGATCGATGCGGGTGTGGCGCGGGTTGTGGTTGCCTGCACGGATCCAGACCCCCGGGTCAGCGGCAGCGGTATCCGGATGCTGAAAGATGCGGGCATTGCGGTGACCGAGGGAGTGCGTGAGGATGAGGCGCTGGCGTTGAATGCAGGTTTCATTTCGCGTGTCACCCGTAAGCGGCCTGAGGTGCTTTTGAAGATCGCCTCGACCCTTGATGGCAAGATCGCGACCCCGACGGGCAAGAGCCACTGGATTACCGGTGAAATGGCGCGTGAACGCACGCACCTCGTTCGTGCACAGACCGACGCAATCATGGTGGGCAGCGCTACCGCGCTGGCTGACAATCCGGATCTCACCTGTCGGCTGCCCGGCCTGAACGGCAGATCCCCGATCCGGGTGGTTGCTGACGGACGGCTGCGCATTTCCATGACGTCGAAACTGGTGCGAACAGCACTGGAGACGCCGCTGATCCTGCTCACCCGCGAAGATGCCAATGCTGAACGGGCGAAGGCGTTTGCTGATCTTGGTGTCGAACTCATTTATGTGCCGCTTGCTGCCGACAATCACATGGACATGACGGCGGGGCTTGAGCTGCTGGCCGAGCGCGGCATTACGCGGCTGATGGTCGAAGGCGGTGCGCGCCTGGCGGCAAGTCTGATGCGCGACGGCCTCATCGACCGGATTGAATGGTTCCAGGCACCGAAGATCATCGGGGATGACGGCTACTCTGCCGTGGCGGCGCTGGGACTGGATGAAATCGACCTAGACGAAGGCTTCGAGCGGCTTGGCGTCCGCGCCCTTGGCGAAGACGTGCTGACCAGCCTTCGTGTCAGACATGAAGGCAATTAGGCCATGTTTACCGGCATTATTACCGACATCGGCGAAGTGACCGAGATTGAGCAGAAGGGCGACACGCGCTTCCGGATTGCCACGCGGTATGACGCGGATGGCATTGACCTGGGTGCGTCCATTGCCTGCTCGGGCGCCTGCCTGACCGTGATTGAAAAGGGCGATATGGGTGACGGGCGCTCGTGGTTCGATGTTGAGGCTTCAGGAGAAACACTGAACCTCACAAAGCTGGGCAGCTGGGCCGTCGGGTCGCGGATAAATCTCGAGCGGGCGCTCAAGGCAGGTGACGAGCTTGGCGGGCATATTGTTTCCGGCCATGTCGATGGCGTGGGCAGCCTTGCGTCCCGGACGCAGGAAGGCGACAGCTGGCGGCTGACATTCAAAGCGCCGGCTGAGCTTATGCCTTACGTTGCGTCCAAGGGCTCGATTACCATTGACGGCATCTCGCTGACGGTGAACGAGGTGGGGGCCGACAGCTTTGGCGTGAACATCATTCCCCATACCCAGAGCGAGACCACGCTGGGCCTTCTTAACGAAGGTGACCCGGTTAATCTGGAAATTGACATGCTGGCGCGCTATGTGGCCCGCCAGATCACCTTCCTGGCGCCCGGCCAGGGCGGCACACCGTCCGGGGCCTGAACCCGAAAAGACCAAGAGAGCAAGACCCGCGCACCGCCCTCAACGGGCCAGGCGCGCCGGCGCAGGAGCACCCATGAGCGAGTTCAGCCAATATCTGTCACCGATCGAGGATGTCATCGAGGACGCCCGCAACGGCAAGATGTTCATCCTGGTGGATGCGGAAGACCGCGAGAACGAGGGTGACCTGGTTATCCCCGCCCAGATGGCAACACCTGACGCCATCAATTTCATGGCCAAATACGGCCGCGGCCTGATCTGCCTCTCGATGACGCAGGACCGTGCCGACCAGCTGAACCTGCATCTGATGTCGGCGCATAACCAGTCGCGGCACCAGACGGCGTTCACGATCTCGATCGAGGCGCGGGAAGGGGTGACCACCGGTATTTCCGCCCACGACCGGGCACACACGATCGCCGTTGCCATTGATCCCACGAAGAATGCCGCTGACATTGCCACCCCAGGTCATGTGTTTCCGCTGGTTGCAAAGCAGGGCGGGGTGCTGGTGCGTGCCGGTCATACGGAAGCGGCCGTTGACGTGGCGCGGCTTGCCGGGTTGAACCCGGCCGGTGTGATCTGCGAGATCATGAACGATGACGGGACCATGGCCCGTCTGCCGGACCTCGTGCAGTTTGCCCAGCTGCACAACCTCAAGGTCGCGACCATCGCTGACCTGATTGCCTATCGCCGCAAGCATGACAACTTCATGCAGCGCGCCGTCGACCGCACCATCGAGACGGAAGGTGCCGGTGAGTTCCGCCTGATGGTCTACAAAAATACAGTTCAGTATGCGGAACATATCGCGCTGGTGAAGGGTGATATCTCGACGCCTGATCCGGTGCTGGTGCGTATGCATGCAATTAATGTCTTTGACGACATTCTTGGTGCCAAGGGCGGTCGCGCGCATCTCGTGGAAGAGAGTATGAAGGAGATCGACCGTGAGGGACGCGGGGTGATTGTCATCATTCGCGATACCGAAGCGACGGTTGTGTCCGACATGCTGATGAGCGACGGCGAAGCCCGCAAGGACCACGGGCCGAGGCGGCTGCGTGAGTACGGCATCGGGGCACAGATCCTGCTTGATTTGGGGATTACCCGGATGGAGCTGCTTTCTAATTCTCCCAATCCCACAATTGTCGGCATTGATGGCTACGGCCTTGAAGTGGTGGGCCAACGGGCCATTCCCACCGGTGCCAAGTAAATTCAGAAGAAGACATGTCCAACAAAGCATCCCATATTCTGATCATCGAAGCGCGTTTCTATCCGGAACTCACTGATGAGATGGCGCGTGGCGCCATCGCTGAAATCGAGGCCCAGGGCGGCACCTATGAGCGGATGGAAGTCCCCGGCGTGCTGGAGATTCCAGCGGCTGTAGCCTATGCGCTGAGGACAATGCAGGTAACGGGGCGGCAAAAGTACTATGATGGCTTTGTCACCCTTGGCTGCGTCATTCGCGGCGAGACGGCGCATTTTGATATCGTTGCGTTTGAAAGCGCCCGCGCCTTGATGGACCTTTCCGTCAATCACGCGCTGGCCCTGGGTAACGGTATCCAGACCGTTGAGAATTCGGACCAGGCCTGGGCGCGTGCAAAGGTAGATGACAAGAACAAGGGTGGGGCTGCCGCTGCCGCGGCATTGGCGATGATCGCCCACAAGCGTGAGATGAAGGTGGACGGGCTTTGAGTGAGGCTTCCAACACGTCCGACGAAAAGGCCGGCAAGGTGTCTGAGCGACATCAGGCCCGCAGCAATGCGCGCCTTGCGGCCGTGCAGGCCCTTTATCAGATGGATGTTGGCGGTGCTGATATCGGCGACGTCATTGCCGAATTCCGGGCGGCGCGGCTGGGCCGCGCCTATGATGGTGATACAGCGGAGGAGCTGGCTGAAGACCTGCCGGCGGATGCAGACTTCTTTGAAAGCATCGTCCGGGGAGTTGTTGAGCGCCAGGGCGACATTGACCCTTCCATTGATGGGGCTCTGGCCAAGGGTTGGCGGCTGCCGCGCCTGGATGCAACGCTGCGTGCCATCCTGAGAGCAGGAACGTTTGAGATCTACGGACGGTCGGATGTTCCGCCCAAGGCCGTGATCAATGAGTATGTGACTGTCGCCAAGGCCTTCTTCGAGAAGGATGAGCCGCGGGTTGTGAATGCGGTTCTGGACCGCCTTGCGCGAGAGCTTCTGGGCGACGTCTGAATGGGCAGACCTGGCGAGGGCAGGGACAATAACGCTGCGGGTTTTGGCGAGTTCGAGCTGATTGCCCGATTGTTTGCCCCGCTGTCTGACGCGGCACACGGCTTTCAACTGACCGACGATGTGGGGCTTGTTCCGGACACGGATAATCGTGTCTGCGTCACGAGTGACATGATCGTGGCCGGAGTGCATTTTTTGCCGGATGATCCTCCCGACACGATTGCGCGCAAGCTTGTGCGGGTGAATGTCTCGGATATCGCGGCCAAGGGCGCGCAAGTGTCTGGGCTGCAGCTCTCCGCGGCATTCAACAGGGACCGCGACGTGAGTTGGATCGAGGCCTTTGCTTCGGGGCTTGCTGATGATCTTGCGCTTTTTGGCGCGCCCCTGATTGGGGGGGATACGGTCAGATCGCCCGGGCCGGACAGTTTTTCGTTGACCGCTTTTGGTAGGGTCGGCCCGCATGGGCTGGTACGCCGTTCGGGTGCCCAGCCTGGGGATGGGCTTTATGTGACGGGCACAATTGGCGATGCGGCCCTTGGCCTGAAGATACTCAAGGGTGAGTTGGGCATGGTGCCGCTGGGGCGCCGCCAGCCTCTTGTTGAACGGTATCGGGTGCCGACGCCGCGCCATGCGTTCGGCGCCGGTCTTGGCGCATTTGCGTCGTCCGCGCTTGATGTGTCGGATGGCTTGCTGGCTGATGCAGGGCATCTCGCAACGGTATCGGGTGTGTCCCTCGATGTTTCGTTCGACCGCGTGCCTCTCTCCGGGTCTGCAGCGCGGTTGGTAAAGGGGAACGCGGATCTTCACCTGTCCTTGATGGGGGCGGGTGACGATTATGAGATCCTTTTTACGACGTCTACGGATAATTCAGATGCGCTTGCCGAATTGGCTGGTGCGAGCGACACGCCAGTGACGCGCATCGGGCATGTAGGGACGGGGCCCGCCGGCACAGTTATCTTGCGTGATTCCGCTGGCGACGTGCTTACAGTGCCCAGCCAAGGCTTCCGTCACTTCTAGCCGCTTGGCGAGCTTCGCAAATCACCGGTTTTCTGCGGCTTTTCTGACATGTTTGTAGGTCGTGAGGCGTGTTGCCATGCCTTGGGACCTTTGGCATGGTTAAGCCATAAAAATGCGGGGTTGGACCTTAGGGCGGACATTTTCCGGCCGGTCTGTGTTGCGTATTCCCTGTAGCAACCAAAACCAAAATGCGGTGCGCCGGGCTCAACCGGCGTGCCTTGTCAGGGGAAACATCTGAATGAGTACTACCATGATGGCCATTCTGGCCGCTGGCGCTCTTTCGCTCGTCTATGGGGCGTGGGCGATCCGCTCCGTGCTGGCGGCGAGTCCGGGGAATGCGCGCATGCAGGAAATTGCAGGCGCCATCCAGGAAGGCGCATCTGCTTACCTCAACCGCCAGTACACCACGATCGGTCTCGTCGGCATTGTGATCTTCGCCGTTGTGTGGTGGCTGCTGGGCGCGTTGACCGCCGTCGGTTTCGCGGCCGGTGCGGTGCTGTCCGGTGCGGCCGGCTATATCGGCATGATCGTGTCGGTGCGTGCCAATGTGCGCACCACGCAGGCCTCTTCGGAGAGCCTCGCGGCCGGACTGGGCATTGCCTTCAAGTCTGGTGCGGTGACGGGCATGCTTGTGGCCGGTCTCGCCCTTCTCGGCGTGGCTGTCTATTTCTACGTGCTGACTGATGTTCTCGGCCATGACGCGACGTCGCGTCAGGTGATTGATGCGCTTGTGGCGCTCGGCTTCGGTGCGTCTCTCATTTCGATCTTCGCCCGACTTGGCGGCGGCATCTTCACCAAGGGTGCGGACGTGGGCGGTGACCTCGTGGGCAAGGTGGAAGCGGGTATCCCGGAAGATGATCCCCGCAATCCCGCTACTATCGCCGACAATGTGGGTGACAATGTCGGTGACTGTGCCGGCATGGCCGCCGACCTTTTCGAAACCTATGCGGTGACCATTGTGGCCACCATGGTGCTGGCTTCGATCTTCTTCGTCAGCACCGCCGGTGCCACGATGATGATCTATCCGCTGGTGATCGGTGCGACCTGCATCGTGACGTCCATCATCGGCACGTTCTTTGTGCGGCTCGGCTCCGGCGGGTCGATCATGGGGGCGCTCTACAAGGGCTTCATAGCATCGGCAATCCTGTCACTCATCGCGCTGTACTTCGTCACAGACGAAGTGCTTGGGCTTGCTACGACGTACACGCAGACCAACGGCCTGAGCTTTACAGGTCAGGATCTCTATATCTGTGGCGTGCTGGGTCTGGTCATTACCGGCCTGATCATCTGGATCACCGAGTACTACACAGGCACGAATTACCGCCCGGTGCAGTCGGTTGCCGAGGCGTCCAACTCCGGCCACGGGACCAATGTGATCCAGGGGCTGGCTGTATCGCTTGAAGCTACGGCACTGCCTGCCATCGTTATCGTTGCGGGCATCATCGTGACCTTCAACCTGGCTGGGCTCTTCGGCATCGCCATCGCGGTGACCACAATGCTGGCGCTTGCCGGCATGGTCGTGGCGCTCGATGCGTTCGGTCCGGTCACGGATAATGCCGGTGGCATTGCCGAGATGGCTGAACTTGATGACAGCGTCCGCAAGACGACGGATGCACTGGACGCGGTTGGTAATACCACCAAAGCTGTGACCAAAGGCTACGCCATTGGGTCCGCAGGTCTTGGTGCGCTGGTGCTGTTTGCAGCGTATACGGAGGACCTCAAGTTCTTCGCTGCCAGCCCGGATGCCTATCCGTATTTCGCGGGCATTGATGTCAACTTCTCGCTGTCCAACCCCTATGTGGTGGTTGGCCTGCTGGTCGGCGGCATGCTGCCTTATCTCTTCGGTGCCATGGGCATGATGGCCGTTGGCCGGTCTGCCGGGGCGATCGTTGAGGAAGTGCGGCGGCAATTCAAAGCCAAGCCGGGCATCATGCAGGGGACGGAGAAGCCGGATTACGGCCAGGCCGTTGACCTGCTGACCAAGGCGGCGATCCGGGAAATGATCATTCCGTCCATGCTGCCCGTGCTGTCGCCTGTGGTGTTGTTCTTCATCATCTCTGCGGTTGCCGATAAGTCAGCGGCGTTCTCGGCGCTGGGTGCCATGCTGCTTGGTGTGATCGTTACGGGGCTCTTTGTGGCCATTTCCATGACCGCCGGTGGTGGTGCCTGGGATAACGCCAAGAAGGTGATCGAGGACGGGGCCCATGGCGGCAAGGGATCGGAAGCTCACAAGGCTGCCGTCACCGGCGACACTGTTGGTGATCCCTACAAGGACACGGCCGGCCCGGCCGTGAACCCGATGATCAAGATCACCAACATCGTGGCCCTGCTGCTGCTGGCGGTTCTTGCTCACTAGCGGGTTGGTAAGTCACACAAACAAGAAAGGCGGCGTTCCTCGGAGCGCCGCCTTTATTCTTGGATCGACCAGTTGGTCGTCACAGAGTCCGCCTTCACGTGCCAGCAGTTCGCGACAATCTTGATATCAAGAAATGCGTGGAGCGTTTGTCAGCTAAGCCTTCTCCAGTTCTCCAAGAACTCGATTAGCGACCCGGTGTCGGGTCAGGTCGGGCGCCTTGGCCGAAGCGGCCAATATTGCCAAACATCTGCTGGAGGAATGTGAGTTCCTTGCCTCGGGTGGGGGTCTCACGATCAATGAAGTTCACGATTTTTCCGTCTTCAAGGCCGTAGTAGCCGAGCTTCTCCACATTGTCGTTTTCGTCGAAATAGACGGCGACAATCTCGCGGTCGACGGCTTCTTCGGCGAAGAAGGCTGTCTGCTCGTGGATGCTGGAGATGTAGTACCAGGAACTGGCGTCCACCGTTGACACGGTGGAGGGAGAGCCGAAAGTGGTCAGCACGCTGTCCTTGTTGTCGATGCCGATGCGGATTTCCTTGAGAAGGTCCTCATTAGGCACGTAGCCGCGCTGGCTGACCGTGGGAGAACATGCGGCCATGGTCAGACCTGCGACAAGGGTGGCCCCAAGCATAAGGCTCCTGAGTGCGGTGTGCGGACGCAGCGGGCTTGCAACCGGCCGGCGGGCAGTCATCTTCATGGGTGTGCATCTCCATGCGCGTGGTCATGTCCGGGTATAGCTACGCGCCATCGCCGCGCGGCCCGGCCTCCCTCGACTCTTCCCCAATTCATGAAGAGCGGGGCGGCACTTGGCAAGGGGCACGTATTGGCAAGGGGCACATAAGGGCTTAATCCAGTGCGGCATTGTCTGCCAGAAAGGTCTGCTTCCCATGTTTCTCGACCGACTTCTCGCCACCTTCCGGGCGCGCCGAAAGAACGATCCTGTTCTGCGGGCGCTCTATGGCACCATCATGGCGCAGGCGCGGCAGCCTTACTTCTTTGCCAAGCTGAAGGTGCCGGACACGGTGGACGGGCGGTTCGACATGGTCATTCTCCATACCTACCTGGTGGTCGCCCGGCTGCGTCATGGCGGTGAGACTGCTGAGGCGCTGTCCCAGGACCTGTTCGATCATATGTTCCGGGACATGGATCAGGCTCTTCGTGAGATGGGTGTTGGTGACATGGGCATCGGCAAGCGCATCCAGAAGATGGCAGCCAAGTTCTATGGCCGGGGTGACGCCTATGATGCCGGGCTTGAAGCGGATGACGACATGGTTCTTCAAGAGGCAATTGCGCGGAACATATTCGCGGCTCAGGAAGCGCCCATGGAACAGGTTGCAGCGTTGGCCGGTTACATGAGGGCGGCCAGGCAAGAGCTTGCCACCCAGTCGCTTGACGATGTGTGCGCCGGCCGGCTGCGCTTCCCGGCCCCCGATGTGGCTGCCGCTTAAGCCCGCCGCAGATCGCAGGAGAGAAGTCTCATGGTGAAGAAAGCCAACCAGACAGCGCCGGAATTTTCCTTCCCCGTCGATATC
The sequence above is drawn from the Pyruvatibacter mobilis genome and encodes:
- a CDS encoding MucR family transcriptional regulator — translated: MSDFDKDLDNMEREEVVRLTADVIAAYVSNNEVSPTDLPELIRSVHAALGGIGGAEAAQPAEKQKPAVPIKRSVTPDYIVCLEDGKRLKMLKRYLRSHYDMSPEDYRAKWNLPADYPMVAPNYSKQRSQFAKDIGLGTGGRGGRGRR
- the glyA gene encoding serine hydroxymethyltransferase; translation: MSLQDTDSPANNGFFTRSLADTDADVFASIGRELERQQTQIELIASENIVSRAVLEAQGSVLTNKYAEGYPGRRYYGGCEFADEVEQFAIDRAKRLFNCEFANVQPNSGSQANQGAMMAMIKPGDTILGMSLDAGGHLTHGAKPNQSGKWFTPVQYGVRKQDGHIDYDDVAKLAEEHKPKLIIAGGSAYSPVIDFARFREIADSVDAFLMVDMAHFAGLVAGGVYPSPLPYADVVTTTTHKTLRGPRGGMILTNDEKLAKKINSAIFPGIQGGPLMHVIAGKAVAFGEALQPEFKLYAQNVVANAKALASALQKGGVDIVSGGTDSHLMLVDLRPKDLTGKAAEHSLENAHITCNKNGVPFDPQPPAITSGVRLGTPAGTTRGFGVAEFTLIGELITEVLDGLVANPDDNSAVEASVKERVLELCARFPIYG
- the nrdR gene encoding transcriptional regulator NrdR, with the translated sequence MRCPFCGNEDTQVKDSRPTEDAAAIRRRRFCPACGARFTTFERVQLRDLTVVKRNGKREPFDRDKLMRSLQLSLRKRPVEPERVERMVTGIVRELESTGETDIPASAVGELIMERLKVLDEVAYVRFASVYRDFREAKDFEKFLGGLDDPLKDLGETD
- the ribD gene encoding bifunctional diaminohydroxyphosphoribosylaminopyrimidine deaminase/5-amino-6-(5-phosphoribosylamino)uracil reductase RibD — encoded protein: MRFMRVALTLAWRGLGQVAPNPAVGCVLVQTDTDGYAAIVGRGWTQVGGRPHAETEALRRAGDRARGATAYVTLEPCAHTGKTGPCSQALIDAGVARVVVACTDPDPRVSGSGIRMLKDAGIAVTEGVREDEALALNAGFISRVTRKRPEVLLKIASTLDGKIATPTGKSHWITGEMARERTHLVRAQTDAIMVGSATALADNPDLTCRLPGLNGRSPIRVVADGRLRISMTSKLVRTALETPLILLTREDANAERAKAFADLGVELIYVPLAADNHMDMTAGLELLAERGITRLMVEGGARLAASLMRDGLIDRIEWFQAPKIIGDDGYSAVAALGLDEIDLDEGFERLGVRALGEDVLTSLRVRHEGN
- a CDS encoding riboflavin synthase is translated as MFTGIITDIGEVTEIEQKGDTRFRIATRYDADGIDLGASIACSGACLTVIEKGDMGDGRSWFDVEASGETLNLTKLGSWAVGSRINLERALKAGDELGGHIVSGHVDGVGSLASRTQEGDSWRLTFKAPAELMPYVASKGSITIDGISLTVNEVGADSFGVNIIPHTQSETTLGLLNEGDPVNLEIDMLARYVARQITFLAPGQGGTPSGA
- the ribB gene encoding 3,4-dihydroxy-2-butanone-4-phosphate synthase; its protein translation is MSEFSQYLSPIEDVIEDARNGKMFILVDAEDRENEGDLVIPAQMATPDAINFMAKYGRGLICLSMTQDRADQLNLHLMSAHNQSRHQTAFTISIEAREGVTTGISAHDRAHTIAVAIDPTKNAADIATPGHVFPLVAKQGGVLVRAGHTEAAVDVARLAGLNPAGVICEIMNDDGTMARLPDLVQFAQLHNLKVATIADLIAYRRKHDNFMQRAVDRTIETEGAGEFRLMVYKNTVQYAEHIALVKGDISTPDPVLVRMHAINVFDDILGAKGGRAHLVEESMKEIDREGRGVIVIIRDTEATVVSDMLMSDGEARKDHGPRRLREYGIGAQILLDLGITRMELLSNSPNPTIVGIDGYGLEVVGQRAIPTGAK
- the ribH gene encoding 6,7-dimethyl-8-ribityllumazine synthase, which translates into the protein MSNKASHILIIEARFYPELTDEMARGAIAEIEAQGGTYERMEVPGVLEIPAAVAYALRTMQVTGRQKYYDGFVTLGCVIRGETAHFDIVAFESARALMDLSVNHALALGNGIQTVENSDQAWARAKVDDKNKGGAAAAAALAMIAHKREMKVDGL
- the nusB gene encoding transcription antitermination factor NusB codes for the protein MSEASNTSDEKAGKVSERHQARSNARLAAVQALYQMDVGGADIGDVIAEFRAARLGRAYDGDTAEELAEDLPADADFFESIVRGVVERQGDIDPSIDGALAKGWRLPRLDATLRAILRAGTFEIYGRSDVPPKAVINEYVTVAKAFFEKDEPRVVNAVLDRLARELLGDV
- the thiL gene encoding thiamine-phosphate kinase — its product is MGRPGEGRDNNAAGFGEFELIARLFAPLSDAAHGFQLTDDVGLVPDTDNRVCVTSDMIVAGVHFLPDDPPDTIARKLVRVNVSDIAAKGAQVSGLQLSAAFNRDRDVSWIEAFASGLADDLALFGAPLIGGDTVRSPGPDSFSLTAFGRVGPHGLVRRSGAQPGDGLYVTGTIGDAALGLKILKGELGMVPLGRRQPLVERYRVPTPRHAFGAGLGAFASSALDVSDGLLADAGHLATVSGVSLDVSFDRVPLSGSAARLVKGNADLHLSLMGAGDDYEILFTTSTDNSDALAELAGASDTPVTRIGHVGTGPAGTVILRDSAGDVLTVPSQGFRHF
- a CDS encoding sodium-translocating pyrophosphatase, whose protein sequence is MSTTMMAILAAGALSLVYGAWAIRSVLAASPGNARMQEIAGAIQEGASAYLNRQYTTIGLVGIVIFAVVWWLLGALTAVGFAAGAVLSGAAGYIGMIVSVRANVRTTQASSESLAAGLGIAFKSGAVTGMLVAGLALLGVAVYFYVLTDVLGHDATSRQVIDALVALGFGASLISIFARLGGGIFTKGADVGGDLVGKVEAGIPEDDPRNPATIADNVGDNVGDCAGMAADLFETYAVTIVATMVLASIFFVSTAGATMMIYPLVIGATCIVTSIIGTFFVRLGSGGSIMGALYKGFIASAILSLIALYFVTDEVLGLATTYTQTNGLSFTGQDLYICGVLGLVITGLIIWITEYYTGTNYRPVQSVAEASNSGHGTNVIQGLAVSLEATALPAIVIVAGIIVTFNLAGLFGIAIAVTTMLALAGMVVALDAFGPVTDNAGGIAEMAELDDSVRKTTDALDAVGNTTKAVTKGYAIGSAGLGALVLFAAYTEDLKFFAASPDAYPYFAGIDVNFSLSNPYVVVGLLVGGMLPYLFGAMGMMAVGRSAGAIVEEVRRQFKAKPGIMQGTEKPDYGQAVDLLTKAAIREMIIPSMLPVLSPVVLFFIISAVADKSAAFSALGAMLLGVIVTGLFVAISMTAGGGAWDNAKKVIEDGAHGGKGSEAHKAAVTGDTVGDPYKDTAGPAVNPMIKITNIVALLLLAVLAH
- a CDS encoding outer membrane protein assembly factor BamE; amino-acid sequence: MAACSPTVSQRGYVPNEDLLKEIRIGIDNKDSVLTTFGSPSTVSTVDASSWYYISSIHEQTAFFAEEAVDREIVAVYFDENDNVEKLGYYGLEDGKIVNFIDRETPTRGKELTFLQQMFGNIGRFGQGARPDPTPGR
- a CDS encoding ubiquinol-cytochrome C chaperone family protein, whose translation is MFLDRLLATFRARRKNDPVLRALYGTIMAQARQPYFFAKLKVPDTVDGRFDMVILHTYLVVARLRHGGETAEALSQDLFDHMFRDMDQALREMGVGDMGIGKRIQKMAAKFYGRGDAYDAGLEADDDMVLQEAIARNIFAAQEAPMEQVAALAGYMRAARQELATQSLDDVCAGRLRFPAPDVAAA